Genomic DNA from Leptospiraceae bacterium:
GGATTTGTTTGTCCTTGGACTGGATTTGTTTGTCTCTAGGCGGGATTTGTTTGTCTTTAGACGGGATTTGTTTGTCTTTAGATGGGATTTGTTTGTCTTTAGACGTAGTTTGTTTGTCTCTAGACGTGATTTGTTTGTCTTTAGACGGGTTTTGTTTGTCTTTAGACGTGGTTTGTTTGTCTTTAGACGTGGTTTGTTTGTCTCTAGACGTGGTTTGTTCATCTCTGGATGGGCTTTGTTTGTCTCTGGATGGGCTTTGACGAATTTTGGCGTTTTAAGTTTTGCTTTTTTGTTTTAGAAATGAGGCTTGGTATTAAAACTTACTTCTAGAAATGCTTTGATCGACGCTAGTTTATCGCGCAGACCAAAGCGGAAATTCTGTGCCGCCAACTTTAATAAGAATAAACTTCTGAAGTCTTCTCGCTTCCATTTAAGATTAAAACAAATCCGTTTGATAATAAGGTGGATAAAGGCGCTCCCCTAACTTGATTCATAGATGCGATAGTAGAAAATACTCCCTTTGCTGTATCATATATTTCTGCATTCTTCACCGAGTTCGATCCTGCGAATAAAACATTCCCGTCGTTTAGCAATACGGCTGAACCAGACATTCTAAAAAAGTTAGCACTCCCAGTCGCTTTTGATGTGTAAGTATTCATATTTAGAATTTCAGCACTTGTTAACTCTACATTATTCAAATAGCCACCAACCACAAGAATAGAACCATCTCTTAGGAGAGTTGCAGAATAAGATTTTCTAGCACCAAGCAAGTCGCCTATTGATTGAAATGTTTCTGTTGACGGGTCAAAGATTTCTAAGCTTGTAATAGCAATACTACCATCAGAAGAAGAAACTCCACCGTAAACCAAAACTTTTCCATTTGACAATAGAATCGCTTTAGCTCCCGTCCTCGCGGTAATCATACTTCCTGTATAAGATCGATTACCCGTAAATGGATTGAAAATTTCCGCTGACGTAGTGGGATTACTACTATTTGCATCCGTTAGTCCACCTGCAGATAAAATTCTTCCGTCATTCAGAACTATACTGACATGACCAGCCCTTGCGGATAATAATGAATATTGACTCAGGAATAGACCTGTGTTTGGATTATAAATTTGTATATCATTCTTCAATGTTGAAGAAAGACTTGAGCGACCACCCGCTAGATATAGATTTCCATCTTTCAATATGCCGGCAGTATGTCCATAGCGAGGCGACATACTAGAGGCAACGGTGGTAAACTTTCCTGTCGTATAATCAAAGCGCTCTAGTTTATCATTTCCGCAGGGTAGCTGTATGCATTGCGTCCTAGCATAGGAAAAGCCCGAAAATGCAATTGCTGCATTATTGGTAAGACTGAATAAATCAGAAGCGCTGTCTCCCGAAAAACCACTTCTCTCTCCTGCATATTTAAAACTTCCACTACTAGTCGAAGGTGAAACAGGTGTGGGTGAATCCTGTGGCGATCCTTGTGTCGGTAAACGCTGCGTTTGCGTTAGCATGAAATAATAAGATGCAGCCAATATCTTTGTTTTGTTATCTTTCGAAGACGAACAGGAACTAGTGAAGACTAATATTAAAAGACCAATAAGAATTGTTTTCATGATTACACTCCTTTATAGGGACTTCCTTACTTTTTCCCTATTCATTTCCCCCTAATTATTAGACTTCTAGTTTTTTGAAAAAAAGCCTAAAGTTTTTCAAAGAATAGACTTATCTAATTTCACTTCAACCATTTCCATTTGAAAAAAATACTTATGAATGCAGGAGTCATATCGGCTTTAGTGGCTAATGATTGAATCGCTCCATCTCTAATTATTTTCGAACTGCCATCATTTAAGTCTTTGCCTACAACATTACCCACAGATTGAATGTATTCAAAAAGTAACGAATCTGTTCCACTACCCGATAGATATACTAAATGAGCTTTGTTGCTCAATGGAATCTTTGGTCTTCCTATTACAAGCACAGCTTCCTGAACTTTAATTGTGACTTCATGCATTTGTTTAGGGGGATACCCATGAACTGTTCTAGTCGAAATAATTAAATCTGAACTAGGATTTGATTCGGGAATCGCTTCCGATAAAGGAATTGCCTTTGGCGTCTTCTCTGAAATATCATGCTCTACCCCTCCACATTGGATAAGCCCTAAGCTCAAGAACGCATTACAAATGTGGATAATGGTCATAAGCCTAAACTTGGGGTAATATCCTTGTAGCCTTAAATTAAAATTAAGCGTAATTAGCCGCTGAAAGAAAATGGATTTGTCATTCTTAAAAAGAACATACATATTAATATCTCCTGAATAATGCATTCACGAATATACTAAATCACCAATTATAGTGAGATAGAAATTTTGATTATTGTGCTGATCTTCTAATTAGCAGTGAACAGGAGGGGGAAGGTCTGAGTTAAGATAAAGAATCTTTATTTGATCTACACTTTCAATTTCTAATAAGTCAATACTGTGTAAAAAAATATAAGTATGGCATATATTTGTAACGGGTCGCTGAAATAATACGTAACTCTGGACAAATGGATTTATAATTTTAGATTCTTGCTCATGCAGGATTATATAAATAGCATTTGATTTTGTAGTGTATTGATTAAGAATTCTATCGATTCTTGCGCAATGTATATAAAAGGGAATGATGATTAAAGAAATTAATAGAACCAATTTATAAAGCATTGGCAATTTAATCCTCATTTGTAATCCCATCATATACTTTATACCATTTCTCAAAAAGAATTGCGTCTCACCATCTTAAATAAATCTAAATGGTCTATACTGATTCTATAAAATCTTGCGCAACGATTAAATAGAATCAGTATATATGACGAAATTATGCAACAGAAATATCCATCCAAAAAAAATATAAAAGAATTTATTTTAAAAGGTATTTTTTAGAAACTAAGCTTTTCCACTATTCGACAATGATTAGTGTTGTAAATGCAGCTAAAACTACGAGCTACCAATAGCCAAATCAAACCAAGGAAAGGGGCTTTGTATTAAGAAAACTTTATTTGCGATTCATCTTCTTTCTTAAATCCATTCCCCATTCCCCATTAACCATTAACCATTAACCATTAACCATTAACCATTAACCATTAACCATTAACCATTAACCATTAACCATTAACCATTAACCATTAACCATTAACCATTAACCATTAACCATTAACCATTAACCATTAACCATTAACCCTACCTCTTTAAAATCGCAAGATAAGTCTCTGTTTGGTTTACATTGGCGCCGCAGAAATTTTCGCTGAATGTGCCGAAGCCTATTTTGGGAGTGCCGGGGAATGCAGTTTCATAGAGAGCGGCGATGGTTTCGATTTCTTTGTTGGCGTCTCTTGCTAAATAGCATAGAACACAATCGAAGGAAATGTATCCGATTAGTTTTTCCTTGTCGATTGTTTGCAATTTTGCCAAACGATCTTCGTATTGAAGTTTTGCTTTGTAGATATTAAGATGAGCTCCTTCGAGCAAATCATTATAAGTCAATAGACCAGTCTTTCCATCATCTTTCATAATACTAGTGATGAGTTTTTCTCCGTCACCGGGTTCAATTCCGAGAGTATACATTGCATATACCGCAGCTCCCAAATCAGAAGTGGATTTACCGATGACTCGCGCGTATTCCTCTGCTGCAGGACGATTGTTTAGTTCAAGAATGTAACGGGGAGAAGCAAGCTTTGTAACTGCGAGAATTCCTTCCATCGGATCAAAGCTAGAAGCACGATCGATAAAAAAATAGTATTCTGGTTTTAAGCGGATTACGGCTGTTGCCCCAATCGAGCCCATACCTTTACTAGAAATTACACTAGAACTAATAAAGTCTAGTTTCCCGCCGGAGCTTCCGCCTACCGTTTGTTGAAATAGACTCACTTCGTTTTGAGCGGATAATACTGAATTGGCAGATTGAAGTCCGAAGAGTAGATTAATAGAAAAATCTCTCTCCATATCAGGAGAAGAAAGATCAAAGCCTAATTTTGTTAAGATTCGAGAGTATTCGTCTTTGCTAGATTGATACATCGAGTGGTTACTCGTAGTTCTCCTCATATCATAGGCAATGACTCCTACTTTTTCTAGAATCTCTTTAGAAATTGTCATGACTGCAACTGAATTTGTCTCAAAGCGATACTCTGAATTGGAAAGTCTTGCGATATCCATACAACCTAAAAACGGGATTCCTGTTTTTTTAAGAGTATGAAAAAGTGTCGTATAATCGAAATCAGCCCCATAAAAACAAAGGATTAATCCTGCATTTTTATCTTGCACTGCTAAAGGAATTTCATCCGAGTTGTGAAAAAGTTGAGAAGAAATATATTGATTTTTATACATGTATTATGCCGCCGCCGGTAGATTTAAACTTTTTAAAATGATTTTTAATTTTTCAAGCTCTGCTGGATCATCGATAGAATCAGGTCCATGCTCGGAGAGATTAATTCCTTTTAAGGAAACTTGAATACGAATAGATCTTATTTTCGTTTTACCAGAAAGGGAATTTTCAGAAAGCCCTAGGCTTTGAAAGTAATCATTGAGGTATTTGTAAACTACGCCTTTCATTTTTAATGTCCTTACACTATTTTCTTAAGAATTATACACTAATATTCTTCACGAATTATAACGTCTATGCATTAAGTTTTTATTCTCTCGAAAAAAATCTATTGGCTAAGCTCAATTAACCCTTAGCCGCTTTGTACTCAAGGATAATTAATACTTGTAACGAGGAAGGCGAAATGGATAAATGTAGAATTGGATATAGAGAAGGCAATCATGCAAGAAAAATTTACAATAGAGAAATGGTTCCAAGTTTCTTTTCAAATACTAAAAAAAAATTGGATACAATGGATAGTCATTTCAGCGATAACGACTGTTATCCTCTCCGCGATATTTTATTTTTTATTTCAAGAAATAGGACTTCTTATTCTTCAAATATCGAGCAAGCCAGAAGATTATAAACAAATCTTACTTACGCAAGCGCATAAGACTGGTTTATTGGTATTATCCGCTTTACTAGTATTAAATTTCATAGATCTATATATGATTCACACAACGTCTCAATGGTATTCAGAGAAAATGCTTACTGTAGAGGAGACTTTCTTAAAAGTCCTTTCTGCAATGCCCGTTTCCATTATTTTAACAATCATTTATATTCTAATGACAACTATTTCTTTGTTCTTTTGTATAATACCTGTGATCTTTGTAATCGTTTATTTTTTATTTATTTTCCAGGCTCTCATCATAGAAGATAGAAGTTTTGGTTCCCTTGGAAGAAGCATTGAACTAGTCAAACCAAACTTCGGCATATTAGTTGTTCTGCCTTTCGTGATTTCTCTTGGTTTGCAATTTACGAATTCGCTTCCCTTTTACTTAATCCAACTCATTATAGAAAATTTTATCGGTCAGACAATTACTCCTGAAATGAGTTCAAGAGAAGTGTTTGAATTTTTAATCAAATCACCTTATATCCTATTTATTTCCGCGCCGTGGATATTATTCTTTTCTTTGCAATCAAATTTAAAATCCATTCTCTACACAGTTGCATTCGAACAAGCAAGACAAATCGATCCAACCAAAGAGTAAATTGACTAATGTGAAAACTCAATAATAAATTTAGTTCCGTTTGCTTATGCGTTTGTTCCCCTTTTGTTATAGTAGGTTTGTCGCCACCCGGGCACCTTCCCGGTTCGCCTTCCCTTGTGTTGCGCTGTATTTTAACACCCCCCTTTTCCTTCTTCAACCCCCGGTTTTCCGGCTTTTTTCTTCATTCCCCGCGGCCCCGGGTTGAGCCCGGCGCCCCCGGCACATGCCCGCCCCCCCCCCCCCCCCCCACCCCCCCCCCCCCCCCCCAGACCCCGGCCCGAGAACGGTTGTTGGTAGTAAACTGCCGTGAGTTCTATGTATGAATAATCCTGTCCTATTTCACATCTCGAACTCTAAAATAACTCTTGTTCCATTTTCCCGCTCGATTCGTATATTTCCTTTTAACTGTTTTGTGAGTAATCCAACTAGCATGAGTCCAAAACCAGTTGAGTTTTGAAAATCAATGGATTCAGGAATACTATTCCCATTGTCTTCCACAACTAAGAAAATAGAATTTACATTTGTTGTAGAATTTAGATTCACCGAAATATTAATTCTTCCCTGTTCTTTTCCATTAAACGCATACTTCATAATATTGGTCAAGAGTTCATTGATGATAATTCCAAGTGTTTGCAATCTCTTTACATCTAGCTCAATATCATCAATGTTTTTCTCAATTGTAACAACCTCGGCATTAGGAAAATTGATTACAATCTCATCTACCAAGGAAGGAATGAAATTTGCTATAGATATTCTTTGGAAATTGGTCGTATGATATAATTTATCATATAAAACCATCATACTCTGCACACGGCTTCCCGCATCTAAGAGAGCATTTCTTCCACGTGAAGGCTCTTCCATACTTTCTGCTTGTAAAGTAAGTAGACCATTAATTGTGCTCATATTGTTTTTAATGCGATGATGCACTTCTTTTAGTATGATTTCTTTTTCTTGGAGAAGGTTTTTTACTTCTTCCTCGGCTCGTTTGCGCTCTGTAATATCATGGGCAACCGTAAAGCGATACTTTCTATTTTGAACAAAAATGTTTTCAGCGGATAATAGCACATGTTTAATTTCGCCGGTCTTAGTTCTTAAATCGGCTTCCACATTATTTACACAACCATTCTCATCTGCTTGCGCTAAAATTGTTTCGATTACTTCGGGAGTTAATATGCCTAACTCAGTAGCTGTTCTACCAATCACTTCATTTTTATCAAATCCAAGTAGAGAATAAAATGCTTCGTTGACTTCAATGTATTTGCGATCTTCTAAATCACTTAATCCACAGGCAGACGGATTAATATAAAACAATTTGGAAAACTTTTCTTCTGACAATTGAATCTTGGAAATATCTTTCGTCACTCCAAAGATGGCAGGCTTACCATTCCAAGAACCAAGAGACACCCTTGTCTCAACTGGAATTTGAACGCCTGATTTTGTGATAACGGGAACAGGACAAAATTCTGCTTTTCCGTTCAACATTTCCCCTACTATTCTGCCTACTTCCTCACGACGCTCGGGAGGATGAACCATAAGGACAGATTTTCCGAGGAGCTCTTCTCTTGAATATCCGAGTCGATTCGTTACAGTTGAATTTTCATGGACTATTTTTCCCTGTTCATCTAAGACGAAGAGAAAATCATCAATAGTGTTAAAGAAGGTTTCGTAATTCTGACGGGTCTGCTGCAATAAATCTTCTGCTCGTTTCCGTTCCGTTATATCATGAGCAGAAGCATATAGAAAATTACTGTCTTCTAATTTAATACAAATACAATTGATTTCGACTTCATATAAAGAACCGTCTTTACGACGATGCCTTGTTTCAAATACAGCGGGATGATCAATTAATTCTTCTATTTTTTCTAAGATTTGTCTTTCTGAATACAATACATCCCAATCGGTAATCTTAAGCTGTAATAATTCTTCGCGTGTATAACCTAGCATTTTACAGAATGCCGGGTTTACTTCTATGATTTTTCCTTGATCATCCATTACATGAATGCCATCACTCGTTGCGTTCAGTAATGTTTGATTGCGAAGCGCGAGTAACTCAACTGCTGTCTCTGACTTTTTACGCTCTGTAATATCACTTACGCTTCCAATCAGTGCTAACGGTTTTCCAGTGGCATCACGTAACACCGTAAATTTATCATGAAACCATCTGAACTGACCATTTTTATGCCTAAAGCGATAGTTTACTTCGTATTCACCGGCGGGGTGATTTAGTGCATTTGAAATCACTCGCTTGGTTTCCGCTGCATCATCTGCGTGGAATAAGTTCATCACAGCTTCCAGTGGCATTTTATTGATTTCTTCTTGCGTATATCCAGAGATTAGAACAAAAACAGGGCTTAGATAATCATAGGAATTAGTTTGTAAATTGCGTTTGTAGGAAACATCAGAGGAATTTTCAAGAACCTCTCTTAAACGAGCCTCGCTTTCTTTGATTTGTTTGTTCGCATTGAAAAGCTTAAATGCCATTTTAATAGAGGCATCAAGAACAGTAGGACCTGAGTTCTTCACTACATAACCGTAAGAAGTAATCTTTTCTGTTTTTTCAACAACTTCGGGTTCTGTATGACTAGAAAGAAATACTACTGGGATTTCTTTTAGTTCTAATAGTGCCTCGGCTGCTTTCGTTCCGTCTAAACCTTCTCCTAAATCTATATCCATTAGGATGAGTTCGATAGAATTTGTTTCCTTAAACACTTCAATGGCTTTTTCCCCGGAGGTGGCAACGATGACTTTGTATCCGTAATTCTCAAGCGTTTGCTTATTAGCCATAGCTAAAATAACTTCATCTTCTACAAGGAGAAGTGTTTTTTTCGTTTCACTGCTCATAAATTACTTCTCTCCTTTTTTCACTCATCTGTCAAGGCGAAACTGAGTTCATTGGAATAACATTACTCATATCCATTCTTATCGTTTCCTTATCGGTGCTCATCGATGGTAATCTTCTTATTACTTTTTCACAGAAGCACCTAAGTATACTTTTCTATCTACAAACTCATAGGGAACAATGGGAGTAAAGTTAATAGGAAGAGCACTACCTCTGCCTGATTCAATTACATAGTTTAAGCTTAAAGAAGTATTACTTGTTTCATAAGAAATCCCAACTGAGTATCCTATTAAATTTACATAGTTCGGAATTCTAGTGCTCTGCTGACCGTTTGGATAAATTACTATGGAACTGTTTGAGTTAGATAGATTAATTAGATCTTTCCCGTTTGTGCGTAGGTTTGCGGCTATTGCTGATTCTAACCAAGAAACATTTCTGCTATTCGATTGATTGGTATGATAACCTGCTCTGAGTGCAATGAAGTCTGTTAAGAAAAACTCTAATCCTAAAGCATAATTGTCGGTTGCATAGACTCGCAAATCGCGATACTCTCTGTCTGTCAAAATGACTAGAGAAGCGCTGGGCTCATAGGCATATATTTTCTTGGACTTTGAAAAATCAGAGGTGTGAATCCAGTCCGCTGCCACAAGAAATCGCTTGGATAAAAAATAAGATATTCCCATTCTTAACTCAACTGGTTCTGGAATTCCTCCGTTCGTTACAGGCTTGCCAAAAAGCTTGAGTGGAGTATTGGATGGGAGATTCATTGCCTGCGGCTGACCGAGAATTGCATTGTCATAACGAGTGGAACTATCATATAGATTGATATCACTTGCACTTTGTGTAAAACTACTTGTTTGAATGTATTGGTCTCTTTGATACTTATACGTCGCAAACGGTTTTCTAGCAGAAAAACCCAAGCCGACTTTTTCTGTAATCATATACTGCAAACCAAAAATGGGAATGACTCCCCTCGTATCCCTCGTATGTTCGAGAGACTCATTTATATAGGCACCTCCCTTTAAACCAAAAACAGATTTTTGCGAGGCACGATTTTTATCTTGGAAGGCATAAATGGTAAGACCAATAGAGAGTTTGTCGGTTAAAAGATAAGCAATGCTCGGACCTGTATAGGTGATCTGGCTGTTTTGTGTAAATTGAAACTGAACACTACTCACAGTGCTAATACTCGCCGGTGTATAGCTTTGAATGCTCTGATCGTAGTTTTCCACGGAAGGATTTACGAGACTAAAAGCATATCTCCATTTGTCTATCGACTTAGCTACACCAATATAGGAAGGAAGCATTCCGGAGGAATGAGCCGTAAGTCCTTGACCAGGACCTTGTAAATTGTAATAAGAAGATCTCGTATCACTCGCACTAAACGTAGAGGTAGTCGAAGAACTGTCATACATAAACCCAAGTCCCGCAGGATTATAATAGGCTCCAGAAGCGTCATCCGATACAGCAGTATAAGCACCGCTCATGCCGGCAGCTCTATCCCCAAATGCACCTTTTATATTGTGATCCACGTCAGCCATAACAGATTGTCCTAAAACTACAATCAACAATAAGAAGATTCTATTCATAAATCTCCAAGCCTCCTTTCAATCAAATCAGAGAAAAAGAAATAGGGAAAAGTGAATAGTGAAATTTTATCTAAGCTATACTACTTTTTTCCGTTTCAGTCTAGAGAGTGGTTAATTGGGAGGGTTGCGAATAATATTTCATGTTGTTGACAGAGTAGAATCAAAGGCATACAATTCTAGATGGCGGGAGAGGTAGGAAAATGAAAACCATTATCTTAGTAATATTTGCATTATTCTTCGACTGTTGCTTTCTATTGCCTCCAAAGGCAGTTTTAAACAATGGCTATGATGGTCCTTTACCAATTATTGCTAAGCTGATTGACGATTTGAGCCAAAGGGCGAACTCTCTCTCACCGGTGAATACTTTTTCTCTAAGAAATGTTCCGACAAAGATTTCAGAAGGAGGATTTCAAACCATTTATATTCGTCTTTCTTTAAAAACATCGGATACGCAAACCGTTATCATAGCCAGTGACAATCCTGCCATAGAAGTTGGGAATGCGAGTAGCACGACTTTGACTTTTGCCCCCAATTATTCCACGATCGAACAATCTTTCACATTGAATGCATTGATAGATAATAATCAAATAGACGAAACTGCACAGATAACAATTAGTTCAAGCAGTATAGAGACAACAACATTGAGTATAAAAAATACAGATACATTGGGAAGTTGGATTTCTATCTCGAATGGAAATATAGTAGAAGGATCAACGGGGAATATCAATGTTAAACTCACACAAAAGCCATTTGAAAATATTGCGGTTACTCTTAGTTCGTCTCTCACAGAGTTGTCTATTGATACTCCGCAGATTATTTTTACCTCCGATAACTGGAACACAAATCAAACGATAGGTCTTACAGGCTCGATAGACTCGAATTCAATTTCTGAGACTGTTACGATTACCGGAAATGCTACAGGAATTTCCAATACAGGAACGGTTCAATACTTAGAGAATGGAATTATAATAGCGGGTGCGAATAGCATAAAGGCAAACAATACGGCAATAATTCTAGTATCATTGGAAAGGCAACCGAAGCAAAATGTTTCAGTCAGTCTTAAATCCAATACGGGAGAAGTTACAGTAAGTAGCAGCAATTTACTATTTACCGCACAGAATTATAATACAGCGCAAACTATCACCTTATCATCGGGAAGCCTTACAATTACAAAAGCTACTATCACTGCAAGTTCAAATGGAATTTCTGATAAAACAACATCTATCTGGTCAAGTATTCCAGTTGCTTACAGTTGGGGAACATTTACGGATAACTTCAACGGAACCATTCAGTTTGATGGAATAGCGGGAACTTTCGGTGGAAATATTTATACAGCAAAAACTTTAACTTTTATGAAATGCACCCAAGGACAAACCTATGATTCTACGAATAATACATGTATAGGCTCCCCAATCACGTATCAGTTCTGTTCTACTGTTTCAAACAATTGTAATAATGGAGATTTGAATCAAATACTCGGAAGTGCTTTTTTAAATAATGCATATAGCTCTGCATACAATACCTGCGATGATTTAATCTTTGCCGGAAAAACAGATTGGAGAGTTCCAACTATCAGTGAGCTAAAAACTTTAATCCATTGCACTGATAAAACAATGCCATCGGTTATGTATATGGGCTGTTCGCTTGGAAATTTTTCCTCACCAGCGGTTAATGGTTTATTTCCAAATACTGTTGCCTACAATTACTGGTCTTCCGCTACTTATGCCACTTTAGATCAAAACGCTTTGACTGTATATTTCAGTGATGGATCTTTGTCTAACAGTCCAAAGAACACAGATACCTACCATTACATTCGTTGCATTTCAGGACAATGAGTTATTTAAAATCTCCAAGACCACTGCACAGAATGTAAAGTTTCTGTTGAAGCTCCAACTGCAATAGGGGAAACTTTATACATTTTATAATCAAAAGCAAAGGTGTCAACTTTGGGCAAATCGGTATATAACCCTGCATGAGCGATATTCCAAACCCAAAAACCCAGCAGTAGCAGATAACCTCCAGTAGCCGTAGACTCAGCTTTATGCAAATCATTTCTCTTTGATTGCATATTCATGTATCCTGCTAGTAGGAGTTCAGGTTGCTGATAAGGAATGATTGCTTTATTATAATCAGACTGAGCTGCTTTTAAATGAGATAAATTCATCGAGTAGTAACCTAAGAATCCAAGACCTAATGCGAAATAAGTTGCGCCTGCCAGACGATTCCCACTATTCCATTGACCCCAACCTGGAATCAATGCAGATCTCCAAACAAAACCTAAACGAGATGGTTCTTTGATCTTTTTTTCCACAAGACTTTTCGATGTATCACCTGCAACTGTAATGATTAAATCTCCCGTCTTCTCTCCGTAAATTTTGGTAAACGGTTTTTGTTTTTTATTTTTCTTGAGAGACCATTCCTTTACTCCTTTCTGAACAAACTGTTCTAATTCTGAAAACGCCACGACTCCGTCTTTGTTTGTATCCGCTTGTCCTTCGGAACCCATAACCAAATACTTTGTGAATACACCATAGTCTGTTTCATCATCTTCATAACTATAAAAGCCAGCCTTTGTAGAATAGAAAGTTCCAGCAAGTTCTGCACCGGTGAATTCTTTTTCTAAGATACTGTTTCGAGAAGAACTTTTGCTCGCATAAAGAACATCTCTACATGCATCTAAAATCAAAAGGCTTTTTTTAATTCCATGAGTCTTGAATCTATTTACAATGGAGTTAATAGAAAGAGCAGTATTGAATTGTTTTTCAACTACAGTGTCTACGGCGATTAGATATCCATTTTCATCCATATCAGAAACTCCATGTCCTGAGAAAAAGAACACAATCATATCCTCGGGGCGGGTAAATCGCAGTATGCTGTCAAGCTTCTCTTCAATATTGAGTTTACTTGGAAATAAATTTTCGGAATCATTTCTTGGATCAATGTCATCAGTCATAACAAAGACTTGATCGAATTGTCCCATGTCTTTTAGAATTTTCCCAAAAATCTTTGCATCATTTCTTGCCTTAGAGAGTTTACTAATTGCCTTATCCTGGTATTCATTAACACCTACAAGTATCGCATAACGCTTTCCCTGGTTCTCTTCATCCAATTTTTCAATTTCAATTTTGATTCCTTTGGATTTG
This window encodes:
- a CDS encoding DUF874 family protein, translated to MNKPRLETNKPRLKTNKPRLKTNKTRLKTNKSRLETNKLRLKTNKSHLKTNKSRLKTNKSRLETNKSSPRTNKSRQKMHKHRPFPKNPSDAQDYNTKHRCPSGGNL
- a CDS encoding FIST C-terminal domain-containing protein; protein product: MYKNQYISSQLFHNSDEIPLAVQDKNAGLILCFYGADFDYTTLFHTLKKTGIPFLGCMDIARLSNSEYRFETNSVAVMTISKEILEKVGVIAYDMRRTTSNHSMYQSSKDEYSRILTKLGFDLSSPDMERDFSINLLFGLQSANSVLSAQNEVSLFQQTVGGSSGGKLDFISSSVISSKGMGSIGATAVIRLKPEYYFFIDRASSFDPMEGILAVTKLASPRYILELNNRPAAEEYARVIGKSTSDLGAAVYAMYTLGIEPGDGEKLITSIMKDDGKTGLLTYNDLLEGAHLNIYKAKLQYEDRLAKLQTIDKEKLIGYISFDCVLCYLARDANKEIETIAALYETAFPGTPKIGFGTFSENFCGANVNQTETYLAILKR
- a CDS encoding PAS domain S-box protein; the protein is MSSETKKTLLLVEDEVILAMANKQTLENYGYKVIVATSGEKAIEVFKETNSIELILMDIDLGEGLDGTKAAEALLELKEIPVVFLSSHTEPEVVEKTEKITSYGYVVKNSGPTVLDASIKMAFKLFNANKQIKESEARLREVLENSSDVSYKRNLQTNSYDYLSPVFVLISGYTQEEINKMPLEAVMNLFHADDAAETKRVISNALNHPAGEYEVNYRFRHKNGQFRWFHDKFTVLRDATGKPLALIGSVSDITERKKSETAVELLALRNQTLLNATSDGIHVMDDQGKIIEVNPAFCKMLGYTREELLQLKITDWDVLYSERQILEKIEELIDHPAVFETRHRRKDGSLYEVEINCICIKLEDSNFLYASAHDITERKRAEDLLQQTRQNYETFFNTIDDFLFVLDEQGKIVHENSTVTNRLGYSREELLGKSVLMVHPPERREEVGRIVGEMLNGKAEFCPVPVITKSGVQIPVETRVSLGSWNGKPAIFGVTKDISKIQLSEEKFSKLFYINPSACGLSDLEDRKYIEVNEAFYSLLGFDKNEVIGRTATELGILTPEVIETILAQADENGCVNNVEADLRTKTGEIKHVLLSAENIFVQNRKYRFTVAHDITERKRAEEEVKNLLQEKEIILKEVHHRIKNNMSTINGLLTLQAESMEEPSRGRNALLDAGSRVQSMMVLYDKLYHTTNFQRISIANFIPSLVDEIVINFPNAEVVTIEKNIDDIELDVKRLQTLGIIINELLTNIMKYAFNGKEQGRINISVNLNSTTNVNSIFLVVEDNGNSIPESIDFQNSTGFGLMLVGLLTKQLKGNIRIERENGTRVILEFEM
- a CDS encoding outer membrane protein transport protein translates to MNRIFLLLIVVLGQSVMADVDHNIKGAFGDRAAGMSGAYTAVSDDASGAYYNPAGLGFMYDSSSTTSTFSASDTRSSYYNLQGPGQGLTAHSSGMLPSYIGVAKSIDKWRYAFSLVNPSVENYDQSIQSYTPASISTVSSVQFQFTQNSQITYTGPSIAYLLTDKLSIGLTIYAFQDKNRASQKSVFGLKGGAYINESLEHTRDTRGVIPIFGLQYMITEKVGLGFSARKPFATYKYQRDQYIQTSSFTQSASDINLYDSSTRYDNAILGQPQAMNLPSNTPLKLFGKPVTNGGIPEPVELRMGISYFLSKRFLVAADWIHTSDFSKSKKIYAYEPSASLVILTDREYRDLRVYATDNYALGLEFFLTDFIALRAGYHTNQSNSRNVSWLESAIAANLRTNGKDLINLSNSNSSIVIYPNGQQSTRIPNYVNLIGYSVGISYETSNTSLSLNYVIESGRGSALPINFTPIVPYEFVDRKVYLGASVKK
- a CDS encoding DUF1566 domain-containing protein translates to MKTIILVIFALFFDCCFLLPPKAVLNNGYDGPLPIIAKLIDDLSQRANSLSPVNTFSLRNVPTKISEGGFQTIYIRLSLKTSDTQTVIIASDNPAIEVGNASSTTLTFAPNYSTIEQSFTLNALIDNNQIDETAQITISSSSIETTTLSIKNTDTLGSWISISNGNIVEGSTGNINVKLTQKPFENIAVTLSSSLTELSIDTPQIIFTSDNWNTNQTIGLTGSIDSNSISETVTITGNATGISNTGTVQYLENGIIIAGANSIKANNTAIILVSLERQPKQNVSVSLKSNTGEVTVSSSNLLFTAQNYNTAQTITLSSGSLTITKATITASSNGISDKTTSIWSSIPVAYSWGTFTDNFNGTIQFDGIAGTFGGNIYTAKTLTFMKCTQGQTYDSTNNTCIGSPITYQFCSTVSNNCNNGDLNQILGSAFLNNAYSSAYNTCDDLIFAGKTDWRVPTISELKTLIHCTDKTMPSVMYMGCSLGNFSSPAVNGLFPNTVAYNYWSSATYATLDQNALTVYFSDGSLSNSPKNTDTYHYIRCISGQ